The following coding sequences are from one Lolium rigidum isolate FL_2022 chromosome 6, APGP_CSIRO_Lrig_0.1, whole genome shotgun sequence window:
- the LOC124659441 gene encoding nuclear transcription factor Y subunit B-4-like has protein sequence MTNREDFINFSGFTQPGRLSLPRASTSSLSSVSGDVNAQGGLLPIANIGRIMKGVLPPEAKVSKSAKETMQECATEFIGFVTGEASERCRRERRKTMNGDDICHAMKSLGLDHYAGAMHRYLQRYREGEELAAALKNSIRAPPADDDMIQIDVRAQLSISRGQEKHGTN, from the exons ATGACTAA TAGAGAGGATTTCATCAATTTTTCCGGTTTTACCCAACCGGGCCGTCTCAGCCTTCCTAGGGCATCAACCTCAAGCTTAAGCTCAGTCTCCGGAGATGTCAACGCGCAAGGAGGCCTGCTGCCGATCGCCAACATCGGGCGAATCATGAAGGGCGTGCTGCCGCCGGAGGCCAAGGTGTCAAAGAGCGCCAAGGAGACGATGCAGGAGTGCGCCACGGAGTTCATCGGCTTCGTCACCGGCGAGGCCTCGGAGCGGTGCCGGCGGGAGAGGCGCAAGACGATGAACGGCGACGACATCTGCCATGCCATGAAGAGCCTCGGCCTCGACCACTACGCCGGCGCCATGCACAGGTACCTCCAGAGGTATCGCGAGGGCGAGGAGCTCGCGGCGGCGCTCAAAAACAGCattagggcgccgccggccgatGACGACATGATCCAGATAGACGTCAGGGCGCAGCTGTCCATCTCTAGGGGCCAAGAAAAGCATGGTACGAATTGA